The Thermodesulfovibrio thiophilus DSM 17215 DNA window CAAGAAGTTTAATTCCGTTATACTCTGTATCTGTTGCAATCTTCTTAATTGCGTCAACAAGATTTGTAATATCGCTCTGAAGTGCTGCACGAGCATTAGGGTCATTAATATCATTTGCTGCGGATTGTGCCTTTGTATAGATTGTCTGAAGTTTATCAACAATCTGTCCGACATTTGTTTCAGCAATCTGTAAAGCACTTATACCTGTTTGAATGTTGCTGTTGCCCTGATTAAGAGCTGATGCAACTGTTGAAAGCTGGTCTGCAATAAAAAGACCTGCAGCGTCATCTGCTGCTGATAGAATTCTGTTACCTGTTGAAATCCTTAAAAGAGACTTGTTCATCGCCCTTTCATTCTGTAAAAGAGCTGTGTGTGTTGTTGTTGCTTCTGCGTTAAAATTAATTCTTAGTGCCATGGTTTTAACCCTCCATGTTTTTTATTAAGAACGCTTCCTGCGTTCAGACAACCTGGATGAATTATTAAAAGTTTCACCTCCTTTCCATCCTGCTATCTTAATTTTTTAAATCGATGATTTTTAAAAAAAGTTTAGCGCGATAATTAATTGTTAATTTTTAAATTATCATGTTTTATTTTGATTGTTATAACTGTAACCCAGATTGAATTATATTAAAAATATATTGAGATAATTAATGATAATGGATAAATAAAGAAACTTTAGTTTTTGTTTTAAAACTTTTACTAATTAAAGTCTCGTTATTTTAAGTTTTTTAATTCAAAAAATTTTTAAAAACCAAACGATAACATTAAGCAATGTGCATTAATGCTATCATTGTGCTCATAAAGTCCAGCATTGGATAAATGTCTAAATCTGTACGCAATTTTCATCCCTGATTTAAACTCAATACCTGCACCACCCATAACGCTGAATATAAAACTTCCACCTAATTCTCTGTTTTCTACTTTGCTACGACTTATTAAGTTAGGACCAGCACCTGCTTCAACAAAAGGCTTAATTGAAGCATTATCTAACAGATAATATCTCAACATAGGAGCTGCTCCAAAAACAAAAGTTGTTTTATCATCGCTAATTATTTCAATATCTCCTTCAAGATGAAGCCATAGACTATTATTATCTGAAAGTTTAAAATTAACTGCAGGAGCAATTAAGCCATGCGTTGTTGAAATACCGTCAAGATTACTACCTATTCCAAGACCTAATTCAAAATTTCTGTCCTCAGAAAAAGAATAACCCGGAAAAACTAAAAGCACAAACAAAACCAGATAGATTCGCTTTTTCATCTGCCCTCCCTCCTCTTTGTTTATAAAAAAATCAAATGATTTTCTCTTAATCAAAGATTTATAATTGCCACTGTAGGCTCAGAGCAGTTATTTATTACTGCAGAGCTTACTCCTCCAAGAACAATATCTTTTATAGGTGATCGTCCTCTCCTTCCCATAATTACAAGATTATAATTATTTTCCTGAATATCAGCATTTATCTCTTCTGCCGGGAATCCCACTCTTGTTTTTGTCTGGACTAAATCCTGAGAAATCCCTTCTTTTATGAGAATATTCTGAGCCTTCATAAGAATCTCACTTGCTTCTTCTTCAGGATTTATACCCTGTCTCATTCTCTCAAGATATACAGAAACATTGATAACTCTTAAAATAGTGATTTTTTTAATACCTTTAACAAATCTGGCAAGTGATGCAGCATGTTCAACTGCTTTCATTGATGATTCTGAACCATCAACAGGAACTAAAATATCAGGAATTGGGCATGTATTACCTTCAACTATTTTCTGTCCAACAATATAGATATTTTGCTCTTTTAAGCCATAAAGCACCTTTGTTGACACACTACCGAGTAAAAGACATTTAAGCTCTGACATACCCCTGCGAGACATTATTACAGTTGAGTACTGTTCATTTTTGACTACTTCAATTATTTTACTTCCAGGGTCTCCTTCTTCAACTTTCTGAGTTATTCTTCCTTTGAAATTTTTATCTTTTAAAATTTTTTCATAGTCATCAAGAAGCGGTTTAATATGATCGGTAATACATTTTTCTCTAATTATTTCGTAATCCTTAACATTTTGTGTCTGCATATTAACTTGTTTTAAAAAATTACTTAAATATTTTCCTGTGATCACATAAAAAAGTGTTATTTCAGAAAGACCTTGAGACTCAGGTTCTCCTTGCTCACTCTGTAAACAACTATCCTGTGCAAGCAATAATCCTGCAAATTTTACAGCCCTTTTTGAATGCTCACTTTTATCAACAGGAAGCAAAACTTTTTTAAAAGGATTCTGTAACATCTAATCACCTCCTCCAAGAACTTTGTAAAGCGTCGTTAAATTGGAATGCTTGGAAAGTCTTAAATTATTCAACTGCTGCTGAGCCTGAAACAGTGATCTTTGAGCATCAAGAACACTTAAATAACTGTCTATCCCTTCATCATATCTCATTTTTGCAAGTCTGTAAGTATCAGAAAGAGATTGAACAAGGGATTCATAGGCTCTAATCTGGTCATCGATTGTTCCCTTCACAGCTAAAGCATCAGCAACTTCTTTAAATGCAGTCTGTATAGCCCTTTCATAGTTTGCCACTGCAATTTCTCTTTCAACCTTTGAAGCTCTATAACCAGCCCATACCCTCGCGTCAAATATCGGCATAATACCCTGAGATTGCCATGACCATGCTCTTGATCCTCCACCAAAAAGATTTGAAAGCTGGTCAGATGCTGTGCCAAAAAGTGTTGTAAGGGAAATTGTCGGGAAAAATGCAGCTCTTGCAGCTCCTATCTGGGCATTATATGCTTTTAAAGTATGTTCGGCTGCGATAATATCAGGACGCTTGAGTAAAACTTCAGAAGAAAGTCCAGGAGATATGTCCTTTGGGGCTACCACGCTTTGAAGTCCCTGTGGCAATAGCTCTTCTCTTACCGGCTCTCCTGCCAGTAAATCAAGTGTGTTTTTATCCTGCGCAACAACCTGTGTGTATCTTGCAACTGCCTCTTTTGCAGTCTCAACCTGTGTTCTTGCCCTGTGAAGATCTATCTCAGACACAATACCAGATTCATATTGACTTTTTATTAATATATAGTTTTCCTCCTGAGTTTTGAGAGTATCCTTTGAAAGCATTAGATTCTCTCTATCAGTTGCATATGTGTAATATGCAGTAGCAACAGCGGATATAAGTGAAAGTCTCGCTGCTCTGTATGAAGACTCCTGAGCGAGATATTCTTCAAGTGCCATCTTTGTAAGACTTCTGATTCTACCAAAAAAGTCTATCTCCCATGAAATAATACCTATACTAACATTATACTCTGAAAAGGTTTCTGCCTTGCCTGTATTGGAAAGATCAGCAGGAACTCTCTGCCTCTGCCCACTTGCACTCACATCAACTGCGGGTAAAAGTTCTGCTCTTTGAATTCCATAGTATGCCCTTGCTCTTTCAACATTTAATGCTGAGAGCCTCAAATCACGATTGTTTTTAAAAGCCATCTCAATTATTTTCTGAAGGTTTTGATCCTGCAGAAATTCATTCCATTTAAGTTCTGTTGCTTTTGATGATTCGTCATATTTTGAGTCTTGATAAGCATCTCCCTTGGGCCATTCCTTTGGAACAGGTGCCTCAGGTCTTTGATA harbors:
- a CDS encoding universal stress protein; the protein is MLQNPFKKVLLPVDKSEHSKRAVKFAGLLLAQDSCLQSEQGEPESQGLSEITLFYVITGKYLSNFLKQVNMQTQNVKDYEIIREKCITDHIKPLLDDYEKILKDKNFKGRITQKVEEGDPGSKIIEVVKNEQYSTVIMSRRGMSELKCLLLGSVSTKVLYGLKEQNIYIVGQKIVEGNTCPIPDILVPVDGSESSMKAVEHAASLARFVKGIKKITILRVINVSVYLERMRQGINPEEEASEILMKAQNILIKEGISQDLVQTKTRVGFPAEEINADIQENNYNLVIMGRRGRSPIKDIVLGGVSSAVINNCSEPTVAIINL
- a CDS encoding efflux transporter outer membrane subunit; its protein translation is MKKLLIFTLITLLVGCSFIPEYQRPEAPVPKEWPKGDAYQDSKYDESSKATELKWNEFLQDQNLQKIIEMAFKNNRDLRLSALNVERARAYYGIQRAELLPAVDVSASGQRQRVPADLSNTGKAETFSEYNVSIGIISWEIDFFGRIRSLTKMALEEYLAQESSYRAARLSLISAVATAYYTYATDRENLMLSKDTLKTQEENYILIKSQYESGIVSEIDLHRARTQVETAKEAVARYTQVVAQDKNTLDLLAGEPVREELLPQGLQSVVAPKDISPGLSSEVLLKRPDIIAAEHTLKAYNAQIGAARAAFFPTISLTTLFGTASDQLSNLFGGGSRAWSWQSQGIMPIFDARVWAGYRASKVEREIAVANYERAIQTAFKEVADALAVKGTIDDQIRAYESLVQSLSDTYRLAKMRYDEGIDSYLSVLDAQRSLFQAQQQLNNLRLSKHSNLTTLYKVLGGGD
- a CDS encoding acyloxyacyl hydrolase, translated to MKKRIYLVLFVLLVFPGYSFSEDRNFELGLGIGSNLDGISTTHGLIAPAVNFKLSDNNSLWLHLEGDIEIISDDKTTFVFGAAPMLRYYLLDNASIKPFVEAGAGPNLISRSKVENRELGGSFIFSVMGGAGIEFKSGMKIAYRFRHLSNAGLYEHNDSINAHCLMLSFGF